A genomic window from Gossypium hirsutum isolate 1008001.06 chromosome D10, Gossypium_hirsutum_v2.1, whole genome shotgun sequence includes:
- the LOC107913850 gene encoding uncharacterized protein yields MASLTPGVLLKLLQSMNSNVKVLGEYRSVLLQVISIVPALTGSELWPNQGFFIKVSDSSHSTYVSLSQEDNELILNNKLQLGQFFYVERVEPGTPVPILVGVRPVPGRNPFIGNPKDLMQMLVPSEGLMVADNEGNSNGSKAKESVEVREESPRKKIVIKEEKASVASRYMQGVLPSNPKASGPDSNHSVKNTDNENGGAGKKAKSKQQEPKGQARPASPSRSRLEVPVSKPEVVVAPNTKETTVPAKSTTVKRSSSKHENMNSNCSANNKEKNSLPETGSWNSLPASLLKPGKGMLRRRNLASLVAADAQREASMAANLVKCLSMFSDLCSSASPENPHLTLTKFFTLQQLIDQPSVTSHKDKHHQLPNLPSVVDTEKSNKRKGLIHDKSMSTRSSVQLSGAEKLEWAKGDGAKERKELRETLLHETRTWFLKFLEVALDVGFRIGSQEKKGKTGTTRLTEQDNHIAVTLSQLKFANEWLGKVKDNLSSDNNGMMETVERLNQKVYACLLSHVDSAASALENRP; encoded by the exons ATGGCATCACTTACACCAGGAGTGTTATTAAAGCTTCTTCAGAGTATGAACTCTAATGTGAAAGTTTTAGGGGAATACCGATCCGTGCTACTGCAAGTGATCAGCATTGTGCCTGCTTTAACAGGATCAGAGTTGTGGCCTAACCAAGGTTTCTTCATTAAAGTATCTGATTCTTCACATTCAACATACGTTTCCCTGTCACAGGAGGACAATGAGTTGATCTTGAACAATAAGTTGCAGCTTGGTCAGTTTTTTTACGTGGAGAGAGTGGAACCTGGGACCCCAGTTCCTATCCTTGTTGGTGTCAGGCCAGTTCCTGGAAGGAACCCTTTCATAGGCAATCCAAAGGATCTGATGCAGATGTTGGTGCCATCCGAGGGTCTTATGGTGGCCGATAACGAAGGAAATAGTAACGGTTCGAAAGCGAAGGAGTCGGTGGAAGTGAGAGAGGAAAGCCCCAGAAAGAAAATAGTTATCAAAGAGGAAAAAGCAAGTGTTGCATCAAGATATATGCAAGGTGTTTTGCCATCAAATCCTAAAGCAAGCGGACCAGATTCAAATCACAGTGTCAAAAACACTGACAATGAAAATGGTGGTGCAGGTAAAAAAGCAAAAAGCAAGCAACAAGAGCCTAAAGGTCAA GCTCGACCGGCAAGTCCTTCTCGCAGTAGGCTGGAGGTACCAGTTTCAAAGCCTGAGGTTGTTGTTGCACCTAACACCAAGGAAACTACGGTGCCTGCGAAAAGCACAACCGTAAAACGCTCTTCAAGTAAACACGAAAATATGAACTCGAATTGTTCagcaaacaacaaagaaaagaacaGTTTGCCAGAAACAGGTTCATGGAACTCTCTGCCTGCTAGTCTCTTGAAGCCAGGAAAG GGAATGCTTAGAAGAAGAAATTTAGCTTCTTTGGTTGCAGCAGATGCTCAAAGGGAGGCATCTATGGCAGCAAATCTTGTCAAATGTCTTAG CATGTTTTCTGATCTATGCTCCTCTGCCTCACCTGAGAACCCTCACCTCACACTCACCAAGTTCTTCACCCTCCAACAGCTAATTGACCAGCCAAGTGTTACATCACATAAAGATAAACACCATCAGTTACCTAATCTTCCATCTGTGGTAGACACAGAAAAGTCTAACAAGAGGAAAGGTCTAATCCATGACAAAAGTATGTCCACAAGGTCTTCAGTACAGTTGAGTGGAGCTGAGAAGCTAGAATGGGCCAAAGGAGATGGTGCCAAAGAGAGAAAAGAACTGAGGGAAACCTTGCTGCATGAAACAAGAACTTGGTTTTTGAAATTCTTAGAGGTGGCATTGGATGTTGGATTCCGGATCGGTTCTCAGGAGAAGAAAGGGAAAACCGGCACGACACGATTGACGGAACAGGACAACCATATTGCTGTCACATTGTCACAACTCAAATTTGCAAATGAATGGTTAGGTAAAGTAAAAGACAATTTAAGCTCAGATAACAATGGAATGATGGAAACTGTTGAACGGTTGAATCAAAAAGTTTATGCTTGTTTGCTTAGCCATGTCGACTCAGCAGCTTCAGCTCTAGAGAATCGACCTTGA